One stretch of Humidesulfovibrio mexicanus DNA includes these proteins:
- a CDS encoding MutS-related protein, producing the protein MISILYPNVQAVPLEEPRESESFHDLGLDALEVALVKGRARYRLHEYFRRSLGDIETIRFRQDVMRDMEREAVSSAFRTFSERFNAVRLALERIGKMANALQKDRLFLDAVADYCGGVLELAERLARAGCASAGMARLTAYLNGYAASEAFVAMHDDARRIRMALERIRYCVQTGHYIVVRNAAGQPDLTREVEATFAIFRPFGPQHKYEFTFSDFVEVNHIEASILALVAANNPREFRDAAEFRAGHEEFLDAGIANVEREAQFCLAYGDLVAGVPGEDTPFCYPVMTASPDGSRCLQTFDLALARKLKAEGGTPVCNDFLLQGGERMLVVTGPNQGGKTTYARTVGQIHHLASLGMPVPGREARLCVFDRIFTHFEREENLDTLHGKLQDDLVRVHAILKAATPGSLVIINEIFASTTFRDALTLSGRIAATLLNLDVRCVWVTFIEELAELGEKAVSMVSTVEPDNPAQRTYRIVRRRPDGLAYAVSIAEKYGLTYTRIKERLGHGRAPALS; encoded by the coding sequence ATGATCAGCATCCTGTATCCGAATGTCCAGGCAGTGCCCCTGGAAGAGCCCCGCGAGTCGGAGAGCTTCCACGACCTCGGCCTCGACGCCCTGGAGGTCGCGCTGGTCAAAGGCAGGGCGCGGTACCGCCTGCACGAATACTTCCGCCGCAGCCTGGGCGACATCGAAACCATCCGGTTCCGTCAGGACGTGATGCGGGACATGGAGCGCGAGGCCGTATCCTCGGCGTTCCGGACGTTCTCGGAGCGCTTCAACGCCGTGCGCTTGGCGCTGGAGCGCATCGGAAAGATGGCCAACGCGCTGCAGAAGGATCGCCTGTTCCTCGACGCCGTGGCGGACTATTGCGGGGGCGTGCTGGAACTGGCCGAGCGTCTCGCCCGCGCCGGCTGCGCCTCGGCCGGAATGGCGCGGCTGACCGCCTACCTGAACGGGTACGCCGCCTCCGAAGCCTTCGTCGCCATGCACGACGATGCGCGCAGGATCCGCATGGCGCTGGAACGCATCCGGTACTGCGTCCAGACCGGCCACTACATCGTCGTGCGCAACGCCGCCGGCCAGCCAGACCTCACGCGCGAGGTCGAGGCGACCTTCGCCATCTTCAGGCCCTTCGGGCCGCAGCACAAGTACGAGTTCACGTTCAGCGACTTCGTGGAAGTGAACCACATCGAGGCGAGCATCCTGGCCCTCGTGGCGGCGAACAACCCGCGGGAGTTCCGGGACGCGGCCGAGTTCCGCGCCGGGCACGAGGAGTTCCTGGACGCCGGCATTGCGAACGTCGAACGGGAGGCGCAGTTCTGTCTCGCCTATGGCGACCTCGTCGCCGGCGTGCCCGGCGAGGACACCCCTTTCTGCTATCCCGTCATGACCGCCTCCCCGGACGGCTCGCGCTGCCTCCAGACCTTCGACCTCGCGCTCGCCCGCAAGCTCAAGGCCGAGGGCGGCACGCCCGTGTGCAACGACTTCCTGCTGCAAGGCGGCGAGCGCATGCTGGTGGTCACCGGCCCGAACCAGGGCGGCAAGACGACCTACGCGCGCACCGTGGGCCAGATCCACCACCTCGCGAGCCTGGGAATGCCCGTCCCCGGCCGTGAAGCCAGGCTTTGTGTCTTTGACCGCATCTTCACCCACTTCGAGCGCGAGGAGAACCTCGACACCCTGCACGGCAAGCTGCAGGACGACCTCGTCCGGGTCCACGCCATCCTGAAGGCCGCGACGCCCGGCAGCCTCGTCATCATCAACGAGATATTCGCCTCCACCACATTCCGCGACGCGCTCACGTTGAGCGGGCGCATCGCCGCAACGCTGCTGAATCTCGACGTGCGTTGCGTCTGGGTGACCTTCATCGAGGAGCTGGCGGAGCTGGGTGAGAAAGCGGTGAGCATGGTCAGCACAGTGGAGCCCGACAATCCTGCGCAGCGGACGTACCGGATCGTGCGCCGTCGCCCGGACGGCCTGGCCTACGCCGTGTCCATCGCGGAGAAGTACGGCCTGACATACACGCGCATCAAGGAGCGCCTGGGACATGGACGCGCACCTGCTCTTTCCTGA
- a CDS encoding tlde1 domain-containing protein — protein METRSTDNRIWTWVSDDGKHAAAGMSLGPVGMKPGGGGEEQPYNGLGQYLGKAGPDGISGGSEVRGKATPPPKPKYPPPPPAPREPHLVYSIESHTLRNPEGGVMTDDAYSGKGQHRNKAASQDIENFGPIPEGNWRVQEITDPKYCKEHHLTPPVFRLVPDEETEKRVGKDGMGRKPKTFLVHGDRPDRNASQGCIILNKPARERLRNYEGEWIRVTK, from the coding sequence ATGGAAACAAGAAGCACGGACAATCGAATTTGGACCTGGGTGAGCGACGACGGCAAACACGCCGCCGCAGGCATGAGCCTGGGGCCGGTGGGCATGAAGCCTGGTGGGGGCGGCGAGGAGCAGCCCTACAACGGACTCGGCCAATATCTCGGGAAAGCGGGTCCGGACGGCATCTCGGGCGGCAGCGAAGTGCGTGGCAAGGCCACGCCGCCGCCAAAGCCGAAGTATCCTCCCCCGCCGCCAGCGCCCAGAGAGCCGCACCTGGTCTACAGCATCGAGAGCCACACCCTGCGCAATCCTGAAGGCGGGGTCATGACGGACGATGCTTACAGCGGCAAAGGCCAGCACAGGAACAAGGCCGCCAGCCAGGACATCGAGAACTTCGGCCCCATCCCGGAAGGCAACTGGCGCGTGCAGGAAATCACGGACCCGAAGTACTGTAAGGAGCACCATCTCACTCCCCCGGTCTTCCGCTTGGTGCCCGACGAGGAGACCGAGAAACGCGTGGGCAAGGACGGCATGGGGCGTAAGCCGAAAACGTTCCTCGTTCATGGCGACAGGCCAGATCGCAACGCCTCCCAGGGCTGCATCATCCTGAATAAACCGGCCAGAGAACGGCTCAGGAACTATGAGGGGGAATGGATTCGTGTCACGAAGTAA
- a CDS encoding DNA cytosine methyltransferase, whose amino-acid sequence MLDLFCGGGGSSRGAAMAGAEIACGVDANALAVEVYNDNFSGCGVVDRITAESEPRRLEGHGPFDMILASPECTSHTCARGRRAPCDTSRMTALHTLRYVRHFQPRWLVIENVVHMRTWERYEELLREIEDLGYGVTPQVLDASMFGVPQSRRRLFILCEFGKKPLELAPTCLHPVPAHVILDPPGTWRCSPLDNGRRAKATLERAARAMQTLPVDEDFLVVYYGSDAAGGWQRLDRPLRTMTTLDRFGLVQRAPGGATLRMLQPRELQRAMGLPDEHLIARGCRRDQVRILGNGVCPPVMAAAVRSLAGEEIDRMRQTDGETGPRLAVAF is encoded by the coding sequence GTGCTTGATCTCTTCTGCGGCGGGGGCGGCAGCAGCCGCGGTGCCGCCATGGCCGGTGCTGAAATCGCTTGCGGAGTTGATGCGAACGCTCTTGCTGTCGAGGTGTATAACGACAACTTTTCCGGCTGCGGGGTGGTTGACCGGATTACCGCAGAGAGCGAGCCCCGACGACTGGAAGGCCACGGCCCCTTTGACATGATTCTGGCTTCGCCCGAATGCACCAGCCACACCTGCGCAAGGGGACGCCGCGCCCCATGTGACACCAGCCGCATGACTGCCTTGCACACCTTACGCTACGTGAGGCACTTCCAGCCTCGGTGGCTGGTGATTGAGAATGTCGTCCACATGCGCACTTGGGAGCGGTACGAAGAACTCCTGCGTGAGATCGAGGACCTCGGGTATGGGGTGACCCCCCAGGTACTCGACGCCTCGATGTTCGGCGTACCTCAAAGCCGACGCAGGCTGTTCATCCTCTGCGAATTCGGCAAGAAGCCCCTTGAACTTGCCCCGACGTGTCTACACCCTGTGCCCGCGCATGTGATTCTGGATCCCCCTGGAACATGGCGCTGCTCTCCGCTTGACAATGGACGCAGGGCGAAAGCCACCTTGGAAAGGGCTGCGCGGGCCATGCAAACCCTTCCTGTCGATGAGGACTTTCTTGTCGTCTACTATGGCAGTGATGCCGCCGGCGGCTGGCAGAGGCTGGATCGCCCATTGCGCACCATGACGACACTTGACCGCTTTGGGCTGGTGCAGCGCGCGCCAGGGGGGGCAACCCTGCGCATGCTGCAGCCGCGAGAACTCCAGCGTGCCATGGGCCTGCCGGATGAGCACCTGATCGCACGTGGATGTCGGCGGGACCAAGTCAGGATACTCGGGAACGGAGTCTGTCCTCCTGTCATGGCGGCGGCTGTGCGCTCCTTGGCTGGCGAGGAGATTGATCGCATGCGGCAAACCGACGGCGAAACAGGTCCGAGACTGGCTGTAGCCTTCTAG
- a CDS encoding very short patch repair endonuclease has product MSGIPNPRTARRHAGDIMSPEARSKVMSRIRGKDTAPERVLASLLEPHGILWEAHVRSLPGRPDFVFAEQKVAVFVDGDFWHGWRFPLWRHKLQEKWAAKIAANRERDRKNHRRLRRLGWTVIRIWEHQLKKAPEACRERVLHALDTPYL; this is encoded by the coding sequence ATGTCCGGCATACCCAATCCCAGGACTGCGAGGCGGCATGCAGGCGACATCATGTCGCCGGAAGCCCGCAGCAAAGTCATGTCCAGAATACGTGGCAAGGACACTGCCCCGGAGCGGGTGCTGGCTTCGCTTCTGGAACCGCACGGGATACTGTGGGAGGCCCATGTCCGAAGCTTGCCAGGCCGCCCGGACTTCGTGTTCGCCGAGCAGAAAGTCGCGGTCTTCGTGGACGGGGACTTTTGGCACGGATGGCGGTTCCCGCTCTGGAGGCATAAGCTTCAGGAGAAGTGGGCCGCCAAAATTGCCGCAAATCGCGAACGCGACCGGAAGAATCATCGTCGGCTGCGGCGGTTGGGATGGACCGTGATCCGGATTTGGGAGCATCAGCTCAAAAAGGCCCCGGAGGCCTGCCGGGAGCGGGTGCTGCACGCCTTGGACACCCCCTATCTGTGA
- a CDS encoding ATP-binding protein, producing the protein MAKQQEGLTMAHTHSAHFKARAHILRLLGDQLIGNDRLAVFELVKNAYDADATRVTVTLKMESEKSSITVADNGCGMTLDQLRNGWLEIGTDAKRGDNRSAWSSRFKRVPLGEKGVGRLAACKLGDRLILTTRAKGQPEYHMRIDWAKLIDDHDYIDKVGIDILQRDEPELFMGNEIGTRIRILKLLRAEWTRGEVRALKRMLTSLTSPFHAPDSFAVQFKVPGYEEWLEELFEPEDILAQAVWEFSFGIDERGFTWNYRFNPPHRFKSLKPKEASSAPGERLEMSEDDPSWDRKKVHLDSEYLKGIGPIKGQFHVYDRRSKVLNLTGNTNQVKQFLNEQTGVRVYRDGIRVYNYGEPDDDWLGLNARRINRPALKMGTNSVIAAVHIRHSSTSELHEKTNREGFDENDCFLRFRSVMQNVVEFLDRTRREDRESLDRAIKGEASALTTGTERFEQTVSALRKTLKKHHLENELGPKLDVIEKEYDSLREVAMSAGAAGMNIVVIFHEVEREVRDLDAAIRNRLSEERIAQHARHLVQLLEGFAPLLKKNKQRRVKVSDILAHVKFLTERRFSLHEITFSCPVLTGEDVDFEVSGADNLYLGAIINLVDNAIHWCKKRRELDSQKRQMAIAIRTLPDWAEEGPCLAVIDTGPGFEIDFEDAVKPFVSTRAGGMGLGLYYARLVMESQGGAVMLADLSELDLPKVYDGAAVILRFRRK; encoded by the coding sequence GTGGCAAAACAGCAGGAAGGGTTGACGATGGCACATACTCACAGCGCCCACTTCAAGGCGAGAGCCCATATCCTGCGCCTGCTCGGCGATCAGCTCATCGGCAATGATCGGTTGGCGGTCTTTGAGCTCGTCAAAAACGCCTATGATGCCGACGCGACAAGGGTGACAGTTACGCTGAAGATGGAAAGTGAAAAGTCATCCATCACGGTGGCGGACAATGGCTGCGGCATGACTCTCGATCAGCTACGCAATGGGTGGCTGGAGATTGGCACGGATGCAAAGCGAGGGGACAACAGGAGCGCCTGGAGCAGCAGGTTCAAGCGGGTGCCCCTTGGTGAAAAAGGCGTTGGCCGTTTGGCCGCCTGCAAGTTGGGGGATCGGCTGATTCTCACCACCCGAGCAAAGGGCCAGCCGGAATACCACATGCGCATCGACTGGGCCAAATTGATTGACGACCACGACTACATTGACAAGGTTGGGATCGACATCCTGCAAAGGGATGAGCCCGAGCTATTCATGGGGAACGAGATTGGGACCCGGATACGCATTCTGAAGCTCCTCCGGGCAGAATGGACACGCGGTGAAGTCCGCGCCCTCAAGCGGATGCTCACATCGTTGACAAGTCCGTTCCATGCGCCGGACAGCTTTGCCGTCCAGTTCAAAGTCCCTGGCTACGAGGAATGGCTGGAAGAACTTTTTGAACCAGAGGACATCCTTGCCCAGGCCGTGTGGGAGTTCTCATTTGGCATTGATGAACGCGGTTTCACATGGAATTATCGCTTCAACCCTCCTCACCGCTTCAAGAGTCTCAAACCGAAGGAAGCTTCCAGCGCTCCAGGTGAGCGTCTCGAAATGTCAGAAGACGATCCCTCGTGGGACCGAAAAAAGGTTCACCTGGACTCCGAGTATCTCAAGGGAATCGGCCCGATTAAGGGGCAGTTCCATGTCTATGACCGCCGCTCCAAGGTTCTCAATCTGACAGGGAACACAAATCAAGTTAAGCAGTTCCTCAACGAGCAAACCGGAGTCCGGGTATACCGGGACGGGATCCGAGTCTACAACTACGGGGAGCCCGACGATGACTGGCTCGGCCTCAACGCAAGACGCATCAACCGCCCCGCGTTGAAAATGGGGACCAATTCCGTCATTGCCGCAGTGCATATCCGCCACTCCAGCACATCGGAATTGCACGAAAAGACAAATCGGGAAGGTTTTGACGAAAACGACTGCTTCTTGCGGTTCCGCTCTGTCATGCAGAACGTCGTCGAATTTTTGGACCGTACGCGCCGAGAGGATCGCGAGAGTCTGGATCGAGCCATCAAGGGGGAGGCGTCCGCCTTGACGACAGGGACGGAGCGGTTCGAGCAGACCGTGAGCGCCCTACGTAAGACCCTGAAGAAGCATCATCTAGAGAATGAGCTCGGCCCCAAACTCGATGTCATTGAAAAGGAGTACGACAGCCTCCGCGAAGTTGCCATGTCAGCCGGTGCCGCTGGCATGAACATCGTCGTCATCTTCCATGAGGTCGAACGCGAGGTCCGTGACTTGGACGCCGCCATCCGGAACAGGCTCTCCGAGGAGCGCATCGCGCAGCACGCGAGGCACTTGGTCCAGTTGCTCGAAGGTTTCGCTCCCCTGCTGAAAAAGAACAAACAGCGCCGAGTGAAGGTGAGCGATATCCTGGCCCATGTCAAATTCCTCACGGAGAGGAGATTCAGTCTTCATGAAATCACGTTCAGTTGTCCTGTCCTGACCGGCGAGGATGTGGACTTTGAGGTGTCTGGTGCGGACAACCTCTACCTTGGGGCAATCATCAACCTCGTGGACAATGCAATCCACTGGTGCAAGAAGCGACGCGAACTGGACAGCCAGAAACGGCAGATGGCCATAGCCATCAGGACCCTGCCTGATTGGGCTGAGGAGGGACCATGCCTCGCCGTCATCGATACGGGGCCCGGATTTGAAATCGATTTCGAAGATGCCGTGAAGCCTTTTGTCTCGACCCGGGCGGGCGGTATGGGACTGGGATTGTATTACGCCCGTTTGGTCATGGAGTCGCAAGGTGGCGCCGTCATGCTTGCGGACCTCTCCGAGTTGGACCTTCCCAAGGTCTATGATGGCGCGGCGGTCATCTTGCGCTTCAGGAGGAAATGA
- a CDS encoding substrate-binding domain-containing protein → MMWATLEPFHNRLARLALVILCLLAVHGCDGGGAAKTVDFSRTVQVDRPSEDQRGGRKLRMAVAAMISPKDTFDLYRQLLTYISRRMDVELEFVQRKTYAEISELLRQGLVDVAFVCSGPYATGKQKYGLELLATPEIRGSHFYQAYLIVGKDSPCKELRDLKGKTFAFTDPDSNTGRLVPLHWLATLGERPDSFFSKTIYTYSHDNSILAVSRGLVDGAAVDGLIWEFYARRNPEFTAQTRVILKSEPFGIPPVVVSEHLDRGSKERIQEVLFHMHEDAEGKKILGDLSIDRFIAPSDEWYASIRNLERTMLSATQDKGHGGAKP, encoded by the coding sequence ATGATGTGGGCGACGCTTGAGCCTTTCCACAACCGTCTTGCGCGGCTTGCCCTCGTCATCCTGTGCCTTCTGGCGGTCCACGGGTGCGATGGGGGCGGCGCGGCCAAGACCGTCGACTTCTCCCGCACCGTGCAGGTCGACCGGCCCAGCGAGGACCAGCGCGGCGGCCGCAAGCTCCGGATGGCCGTGGCCGCCATGATCTCGCCCAAGGACACCTTTGACCTGTACCGCCAGCTCTTGACGTACATCAGCCGCAGGATGGACGTGGAGCTGGAGTTCGTGCAGCGCAAAACCTACGCCGAGATCAGCGAACTGCTCCGGCAAGGCTTGGTGGACGTGGCCTTTGTGTGCTCCGGCCCCTACGCCACGGGCAAGCAGAAATACGGCCTGGAGCTCCTGGCCACGCCGGAGATTCGCGGCAGCCACTTCTACCAGGCCTACCTCATCGTCGGCAAGGACAGCCCCTGCAAGGAGCTGCGCGACCTCAAGGGCAAGACCTTCGCCTTCACCGACCCGGACTCCAACACCGGGCGGCTCGTACCGCTGCACTGGCTCGCCACCCTGGGCGAGCGGCCGGACAGCTTCTTCTCCAAGACGATCTACACCTACAGCCACGACAACTCGATCCTCGCCGTGTCGCGCGGGTTGGTGGACGGCGCGGCCGTGGACGGCCTGATCTGGGAGTTCTACGCTAGGCGCAATCCCGAGTTCACCGCGCAGACCAGGGTCATCCTGAAGTCCGAGCCCTTCGGCATCCCGCCGGTGGTCGTGTCCGAGCATCTGGACCGCGGGAGCAAGGAACGCATCCAGGAGGTGCTCTTCCACATGCACGAGGACGCGGAGGGCAAGAAGATCCTCGGCGACCTGTCCATCGACCGCTTCATCGCGCCCAGCGACGAATGGTACGCGTCCATAAGAAACCTGGAGCGCACGATGCTCTCCGCCACGCAGGACAAGGGCCATGGCGGCGCGAAGCCTTAA
- a CDS encoding sigma 54-interacting transcriptional regulator has translation MAARSLKRTLLAAVAALVMASSLLTTLLATRYYVNSLQETLAAQAENLAHGLSLQLTDLILVNDLAGVQKTLTRQLGSNPDLSYAFVVRDGQIIAHTFDRGIPVALIDANAPTQDGRAHAQDIRAVGGGRYIDFAWPILEGKAGVLRLGISEGQRDARVRHLWLQIGLISLCILAAALAGGLLFIRRITRPIAELVQATQAVDQNNLNVRVNVQGQAEVAALAESFNHMTGRIQDYMRRLEEQTAALELSHRQMRTSCEIVKGAAALEDLRAIGLYLLERSREIVRCRQMVLLVFNSARDGLFRIEDGEVRLVGDRELASRAAAALEGVEGMTMSEDSVFRPPLVPEEFMQAARQAVLPLHHESSLCGAMVIACQQGCSCTAEEMAVLDLIMTQAAGSIRRTVLHQDAMGELRQRLDSTAEFAGMIGRDPKMQLIYGLIRDVAPTDATVLIQGESGTGKELVAKAIHQQSPRSGKPFVVINCSAYPAALLESELFGHEKGAFTGAERQKPGRFEQADGGTVFLDEIGEIPPTAQVKLLRVLQTRTFERLGGERTLSVDVRILAATNRDLLAEVREKRFREDLYYRLDVIPIHMPPLRERGNDIALLARHFLRRFSAEQGRVMDEIAPKAMRLLLDYAWPGNVRELENVLEQATILARGGVLAPSDLPTRFREPQAAPERSMHGHEKRLLVETLEECGWNKKLAAKRLGIGRSTLYAKMKKHGIKDSSVQ, from the coding sequence ATGGCGGCGCGAAGCCTTAAGCGCACGCTGCTCGCGGCGGTGGCGGCGCTGGTCATGGCCAGCAGCCTGCTCACCACGCTTTTGGCCACGCGCTACTACGTGAACAGCCTTCAGGAAACCCTCGCGGCGCAGGCGGAGAACCTGGCCCACGGCCTTTCCCTGCAGCTCACCGACCTGATCCTGGTCAACGACCTGGCCGGGGTGCAGAAGACGCTCACTCGCCAGCTCGGCAGCAACCCGGACCTGAGCTACGCCTTCGTGGTGCGCGACGGCCAGATCATCGCCCACACCTTCGACCGGGGCATTCCCGTGGCGCTCATCGACGCCAACGCGCCCACGCAGGACGGCCGCGCGCACGCCCAGGACATCCGCGCCGTCGGCGGCGGGCGCTACATCGACTTCGCCTGGCCGATCCTCGAAGGCAAGGCCGGGGTGCTCCGGCTGGGCATCTCCGAGGGCCAGCGCGACGCCAGGGTCCGGCACCTCTGGCTCCAGATAGGGCTCATCTCCCTGTGCATCCTCGCCGCGGCGCTGGCCGGCGGCCTGCTGTTCATCCGACGCATCACGCGGCCCATCGCGGAGCTGGTGCAGGCCACCCAGGCCGTGGACCAGAACAACCTGAACGTGCGCGTCAACGTCCAGGGCCAGGCCGAGGTCGCCGCACTGGCGGAGTCCTTCAATCACATGACCGGGCGCATCCAGGACTACATGCGCCGGCTGGAGGAGCAGACCGCGGCGCTGGAGCTCTCCCACCGCCAGATGCGCACCTCCTGCGAGATCGTGAAGGGGGCCGCGGCCCTGGAGGATTTGCGCGCCATCGGCCTGTACCTCCTGGAGCGCTCGCGGGAGATCGTCCGCTGCCGACAGATGGTGCTCCTGGTCTTCAACTCCGCGCGCGACGGCCTCTTCCGCATCGAGGACGGCGAGGTGCGGCTGGTGGGCGACCGGGAGCTGGCCAGCCGCGCGGCGGCGGCCCTGGAGGGCGTCGAGGGCATGACCATGTCCGAGGACAGCGTGTTCCGCCCGCCGCTGGTGCCCGAGGAGTTCATGCAGGCGGCGCGCCAGGCCGTGCTGCCCCTGCACCACGAGAGCAGCCTGTGCGGGGCCATGGTCATCGCCTGCCAGCAGGGCTGTTCGTGCACTGCCGAGGAGATGGCCGTGCTCGACCTGATCATGACCCAGGCCGCGGGCAGCATCCGGCGCACCGTGCTGCACCAGGACGCCATGGGCGAGCTGCGCCAGCGGCTCGATTCCACGGCCGAATTCGCCGGCATGATCGGCCGCGATCCGAAGATGCAGCTCATCTACGGCCTGATCCGCGACGTGGCCCCCACCGACGCCACGGTGCTCATCCAGGGCGAGAGCGGCACGGGCAAGGAGCTCGTGGCCAAGGCCATCCACCAGCAGAGCCCGCGCAGCGGCAAGCCCTTCGTGGTCATCAACTGCTCGGCCTATCCGGCGGCGCTTTTGGAGAGCGAGCTCTTCGGCCATGAGAAGGGCGCCTTCACCGGGGCGGAACGCCAGAAGCCCGGCCGTTTCGAGCAGGCCGACGGCGGCACCGTGTTCCTTGACGAGATCGGCGAAATACCGCCCACGGCCCAGGTGAAGCTCCTGCGCGTGCTCCAGACGCGCACCTTCGAACGGCTGGGCGGCGAGCGCACGCTCAGCGTGGACGTGCGCATCCTGGCCGCCACCAACCGCGATCTGCTGGCGGAGGTGCGCGAGAAGCGCTTCCGCGAGGACCTGTACTACCGCCTGGACGTCATCCCCATCCACATGCCTCCCCTGCGCGAGCGCGGCAACGACATCGCGCTTTTGGCGCGGCACTTCCTGCGCCGCTTCTCCGCCGAGCAGGGCCGGGTCATGGACGAGATCGCGCCCAAGGCCATGCGCCTGCTCCTGGACTACGCTTGGCCGGGCAACGTGCGCGAACTGGAAAACGTGCTGGAGCAGGCCACTATCCTGGCGCGCGGCGGCGTGCTCGCCCCCTCCGACCTGCCGACCCGCTTCCGCGAGCCCCAGGCCGCGCCGGAGCGCAGCATGCACGGACACGAGAAGCGCCTGCTTGTGGAGACGCTCGAGGAGTGCGGCTGGAACAAGAAGCTGGCCGCCAAGCGCCTGGGCATCGGCCGGAGCACGCTCTACGCCAAGATGAAGAAGCACGGCATCAAGGACTCCAGCGTCCAGTAG
- a CDS encoding 4Fe-4S dicluster domain-containing protein, with protein MNDMQRRDILKAGAVLGGAVALGKLAAGSAVLAGETEAKAGAPAVLERVKPAPGEDVHIRMQRELVRAMKKPLAERRWGMVIDTRKCVGCHSCTVGCVMENKLPPGVVYRPVIDMESGAYPNVGRKFLPRPCMQCENPPCVPVCPVKATWKRADGIIVIDYDACIGCRYCITACPYQARTYDFGQNFSQNAASGKDGGLALDTGRKYEKEPSFEYGSTWTRGEGLLPKSPVGNARKCTFCAHRLEHYQLPMCVSTCIGRSTFFGDMNDPKSLVAGLVARNNAVLLKGELGTAPKVFYLV; from the coding sequence ATGAACGACATGCAGAGGCGAGACATCTTGAAGGCCGGGGCCGTGCTCGGCGGGGCGGTCGCCCTGGGCAAGCTGGCCGCCGGTTCGGCCGTCCTGGCCGGGGAAACAGAGGCCAAGGCCGGGGCGCCGGCGGTGCTGGAGCGCGTGAAGCCCGCGCCCGGCGAGGACGTGCACATCCGCATGCAGCGCGAGCTGGTGCGCGCCATGAAGAAACCCCTGGCCGAACGGCGCTGGGGCATGGTCATCGACACGCGCAAATGCGTGGGCTGCCATTCCTGCACCGTGGGCTGCGTCATGGAGAATAAGCTGCCGCCCGGCGTCGTGTACCGCCCGGTCATCGACATGGAGAGCGGCGCCTACCCCAACGTCGGGCGCAAGTTCCTGCCGCGGCCCTGCATGCAGTGCGAAAATCCGCCCTGCGTGCCGGTCTGCCCGGTCAAGGCCACCTGGAAGCGCGCCGACGGCATCATCGTCATCGACTACGACGCCTGCATCGGCTGCCGCTACTGCATCACGGCCTGCCCCTACCAGGCGCGCACCTACGACTTCGGCCAGAACTTCAGCCAGAACGCCGCCAGCGGCAAGGACGGCGGCTTGGCGCTCGACACCGGCCGCAAGTACGAGAAGGAGCCGTCCTTCGAGTACGGCTCGACCTGGACCAGGGGCGAGGGCCTGCTCCCCAAGAGCCCGGTGGGCAACGCCCGCAAGTGCACGTTCTGCGCGCATCGGCTGGAGCACTACCAGCTGCCCATGTGCGTGAGCACGTGCATCGGCCGGTCCACCTTCTTCGGGGATATGAACGACCCGAAGTCGCTGGTCGCGGGCCTTGTCGCCCGCAACAACGCCGTCCTGCTCAAGGGTGAGCTCGGCACCGCCCCCAAGGTCTTCTACCTGGTCTAA